The Halotia branconii CENA392 region GGCTTTCTGATATGAAAGCACAAATAGTAGATGTCAACCCAGCGCTGTCTCAGATTTTGGGTTATCAGCGCGAGGAACTATGCGGTAAACGCTTCATAGATTATATTTCACACCGAAGAGGAGATTTAGAACTTTATAAACAACTAATTTCCGGAACTCACTCCAACAACGAACAATCTGTAGCCAAACATCACATTGAAATGGAAAGACAACTCCTGCATCAAGACGGCAGGTTAGTTTGGACTCATTTATCTGTTTCGATGATTCCCGGTTGGAATGGTGAACCAGAGTTTTTCTTAGCGACTATCGAGGATATTACTGAACGTAAGCAAACAGAGTCAAAACTACTCGCCTCTCAAGCAGCAGCAGAAGCTGGTAGTCGAGCGAAAAGTGAATTTTTAGCAACGATGAGCCACGAACTGCGAACACCCCTGAACGCAATTATGGGCTTATCTCAATTGTTACAACAAGAAATGGTTGGCTCTCTCAACGAGAAGCAAAAAGAATATATAAGTTGTATATATGACAGTGGTGAGCATCTGCTGGCGGTGATTAACGATATTTTGGATTTATCTAAGGTGGAAGCAGGTAAAGAAGAACTGTCTTTATTACCTTTATCAGTGCCAGAATTATGTAATTACGCCTTATCGACAGTAAGCGATCGCGCCCAAGAACAAGGATTAGAACTTACAAGTATAATTGATCCAGAAGCGGATATATGCATTGCTGATGCACGGCGCATGAAGCAAATGTTACTTAATTTGCTTACCAATGCCATTAAATTTACCCCAGAGGGAAGGGTTTGTTTAGAAGTCAAAAAAGTCTCTGGAGGTGTGAATTTCACAGTCTCCGATACTGGTATTGGTATTAATGCTAATCAGTTTCAATTTCTCTTTGAACCTTTTAAACAATTAGATAGTCGCTTAAATCGTCAGTATGAAGGCACTGGTTTGGGCTTAGCATTAACTCGTAAACTAGCACGACTGCACGGGGGAGATGTGACAGTTGTTTCCACTTTGGGAGAAGGCAGTCAGTTTACTATATTTTTGCCAAATCGCTCAGATGAAGAAGTAAACACATTGTCTCCTGCTTCTCATACCAAAAAACGTATTTTACTTATAGAGCCAGAGGAAAACACTGCCGTATTTTTGCAAGATTATCTACAAATAATTGGCTACCAAGTAGATTGGACAAACAATAGTAATAGTTTTCTCCAAGAAATGCGAACCCTAAAACCAGATTTAATTTTATTGGATGAGCAATTAGAAGGAGATATCAATAGTTGGGATTTATTGAAAAGTATCAGACAAGAATCTGATTTGCAAAATTTACTAGTAATAATGATGAGTGTTAACGAACCTCCGTTAGAAAAAGTTAGCGGTTTAAAAAGTGAAGTTAACGATTATCTTGCCAAACCAATTCGCATAGGACAATTAGAAACCCTACTGAAGCGGTACTTAAAATAAATATTGTGTCCGATTAAAGACTTGTCATTAAGACCGCAGGGAGCAGGGGGAAAGAAGGTTTCATGCTTGATGCACAGATGCGGGAATTGTGACTAATTACGCGGACATGATACAATTACAAAATTTTTTCAAAATAAGTATTTTAATGATCAAAAGATTATAAATTATCACTTATAAATATTAAGTTTTTTTCTCATTTTTATATGCAAAATATCAGCTTCTGTAAACGTTTCTCCTGTTTCTATAAAATCCAACTGTTTGTATAAATTTTTAATATATACTTGGGCATGAACTACAACTTCAGGAATATTTTGATTTGCGATAATTTCAAGTGCTAATTCCGTCATTTTCTTACCTATACCTTGTCTTCTAGCTACAGATAAAACAGCTAGCCTTTCTATCTTGGCAGTATTATCATCCAAATATCTAATTCTAGCAGTACCCACAGCTTGTTGATCTAAATAAGCAATCAAATGGTTAGATATCTCATCTTTGCCATCAAATTCTAAAGCAGGGTCTACTTTTTGTTCTTCTTGAAAAACTGATTTTCTAATTGCTGCGATCGCTGGAAAGTCTTCAGGTAATTTAGCTATTTTTATAATTAAATTATTCATCCAAATCTTTCTGTAGTTCAATTATAAAATAAGGTGGGCAATGCCCACCTATAAATTTAATCTGCGCCTTCAATTGGTGCAAAACCTTGGCGCTGAATATTTTCTGTAACCGTGCGCGGTTCGAGGAATTGCAGCAGATAATCAGGCCCACCTGCCTTAGAACCAACACCAGAAAGTTTAAATCCGCCAAAGGGTTGCCGAGCAACGATCGCGCCTGTAATATTGCGATTAATGTATAAATTGCCGACTTCAAAATCTGTTTGCGCCTGTTGGATGTGGGAAGGCGTTCTTGAATAAAGTCCCCCAGTTAAAGCATAATTAGTACCGTTAGCGACTGCTAAAGCTTCGGCAAAATCTTTCACCCGAATTACTGCCAGTACAGGGCCAAAAATTTCTTGCTGGGCAATTATACCATCTGGTGGTACTTCACTAAAGATCACAGGCCCAACAAAATAACCTTGTTCTGGTGCTGGTAATTCTAGTGCTACTTGTGCTTCTGCCTTACCCTTTTCAATATACTCGCAGATGCGATCGCGGGCATGAGCATCAATTACAGGCCCAACTTGCGTACTTGGTAACTCCGTCTCCCCAATATTTAAAGATTTTGTTGCTTCTACCAACCGTTGCACAAAAGCATCATAAATTGGTTGCACCACAATCACCCTGGAGGCAGCAGAACATTTTTGGCCACTATAACCAAATGCTGATTGCACCACCCCGACAACACCT contains the following coding sequences:
- a CDS encoding PAS domain S-box protein — protein: MTPHEGGITVDDNHTLDNMTNYEVTELISPNSFELFTLESQDLMKENIPSGCENPSEVIVVRKDGSTFPVELQGKVISSQGQTMQVMVVKDITESQQAQEALQIKENEQRKQSQTLVQLARSKTFQQGNLDTTLKEITEAAARTLSVKRVGVWLYNEDCSAIECVDLYDVITREHTCGRSFLKANYPAYFQALEVERSIAIHDAINDQRTQELSASYLSVFGIASLLEAPIWLGGRLIGVVCHEHFGKIRQWTLEEENFAGSIADFVTLAIEASDRNAAQEALRKSEAQFRAIFERSSMGIGLSDMKAQIVDVNPALSQILGYQREELCGKRFIDYISHRRGDLELYKQLISGTHSNNEQSVAKHHIEMERQLLHQDGRLVWTHLSVSMIPGWNGEPEFFLATIEDITERKQTESKLLASQAAAEAGSRAKSEFLATMSHELRTPLNAIMGLSQLLQQEMVGSLNEKQKEYISCIYDSGEHLLAVINDILDLSKVEAGKEELSLLPLSVPELCNYALSTVSDRAQEQGLELTSIIDPEADICIADARRMKQMLLNLLTNAIKFTPEGRVCLEVKKVSGGVNFTVSDTGIGINANQFQFLFEPFKQLDSRLNRQYEGTGLGLALTRKLARLHGGDVTVVSTLGEGSQFTIFLPNRSDEEVNTLSPASHTKKRILLIEPEENTAVFLQDYLQIIGYQVDWTNNSNSFLQEMRTLKPDLILLDEQLEGDINSWDLLKSIRQESDLQNLLVIMMSVNEPPLEKVSGLKSEVNDYLAKPIRIGQLETLLKRYLK
- a CDS encoding GNAT family N-acetyltransferase — encoded protein: MNNLIIKIAKLPEDFPAIAAIRKSVFQEEQKVDPALEFDGKDEISNHLIAYLDQQAVGTARIRYLDDNTAKIERLAVLSVARRQGIGKKMTELALEIIANQNIPEVVVHAQVYIKNLYKQLDFIETGETFTEADILHIKMRKKLNIYK